In Hamadaea flava, a genomic segment contains:
- a CDS encoding proline racemase family protein produces the protein MFSKKVFHAVDSHTEGMPTRVITGGVGVFPGATMAERRLFGIKERDDLRKLLMCEPRGHSAMSGAILQPPARPDADWGVLYIEVSGWLPMCGHGTIGVATVLVETGMVEVVEPVTTIRLDTPAGLVVAQVEVRAGRAVGVTIRNVPSFLHSQDVRLEVPGLGEVVVDIAFGGNFYALLPAEQLGLPVTRENIPELLGKGLKIMDAVMEQAPPTHPVDSAIDDCRHVIAYQSGEDGADARAATLIHPGWVDRSPCGTGTSARMAQLYARGELALDQPFVNESPLGTRFTGRLVEQTTVGDLTAVVPTVTGRAWITGTAQYLLDPTDPFPAGFEL, from the coding sequence ATGTTCAGTAAGAAGGTCTTTCACGCGGTCGACTCGCATACCGAGGGCATGCCGACCCGGGTCATCACCGGCGGCGTCGGCGTCTTCCCCGGCGCGACGATGGCCGAACGCCGCCTGTTCGGCATCAAGGAACGCGACGATCTGCGGAAATTGCTCATGTGCGAGCCGCGTGGGCATTCCGCGATGTCCGGCGCCATCCTGCAGCCGCCGGCCCGGCCGGACGCCGACTGGGGTGTCCTCTATATAGAGGTGTCCGGATGGCTGCCGATGTGTGGCCACGGCACCATCGGCGTCGCGACCGTCCTGGTCGAAACCGGAATGGTCGAGGTGGTCGAGCCGGTCACCACCATCCGGCTCGACACCCCCGCCGGCCTGGTGGTGGCCCAGGTCGAGGTCCGCGCGGGTCGCGCGGTGGGGGTCACCATCCGCAACGTCCCCTCCTTCCTGCATTCCCAAGATGTCCGCCTGGAGGTGCCGGGCCTGGGAGAGGTGGTCGTCGACATCGCCTTCGGCGGCAACTTCTACGCGTTGCTGCCGGCCGAACAGTTGGGTCTGCCGGTGACCCGGGAGAACATCCCGGAGCTGCTCGGCAAGGGGCTGAAGATCATGGACGCCGTCATGGAACAGGCGCCACCGACGCACCCCGTCGACTCCGCGATCGACGACTGCCGCCACGTCATCGCGTACCAGTCGGGAGAAGACGGCGCCGACGCGCGGGCCGCGACGCTGATCCACCCGGGCTGGGTGGACCGCTCGCCGTGCGGGACCGGGACGAGCGCGCGGATGGCGCAGCTGTACGCCCGCGGCGAGCTGGCGCTGGACCAGCCGTTCGTGAACGAGTCGCCGCTGGGCACGCGGTTCACCGGCCGGCTGGTGGAGCAGACCACGGTCGGCGACCTGACCGCGGTCGTGCCCACCGTGACCGGCCGGGCCTGGATCACCGGGACCGCCCAGTACCTGCTGGACCCGACCGATCCGTTCCCTGCGGGGTTCGAGCTCTGA
- a CDS encoding dihydrodipicolinate synthase family protein: protein MNKPWNGVLVAIATPFREDLSIDYDRLQEHVAWLGANGCHGIVPNGSLGEYQTLTEEERARVVTAVVEAVPDDVTVVPGVGAYGGHQARRWAEQAAEVGADAVMSLPPNAYAASPAEVVAHYEQVAAAGLPVVAYNNPFDTKVDLTPELLAELHGQGLIQAVKEFSGDVRRVHRIHELAPGLDVLAGADDVLLELVSQGAVGWIAGFPNALPEQSVRLYNLCVDGNLAEALPLYRQVHAAYRWDSRPLFVQAIKLGMELAGRYGGPCRPPRLPLAPELHAQVTADMKKALGEPDVQ from the coding sequence ATGAATAAGCCGTGGAACGGAGTGCTGGTGGCGATCGCCACACCCTTCCGGGAAGACCTGTCGATCGACTACGACCGGCTGCAGGAACATGTCGCCTGGCTCGGCGCGAACGGCTGCCACGGCATCGTGCCGAACGGGTCGCTGGGGGAGTATCAGACGCTCACCGAGGAGGAGCGGGCGCGCGTCGTCACCGCCGTCGTCGAGGCGGTCCCGGACGACGTCACCGTGGTGCCCGGCGTCGGGGCGTACGGGGGTCATCAGGCGCGCCGGTGGGCCGAGCAGGCCGCCGAGGTGGGCGCCGACGCGGTCATGTCGCTGCCGCCCAACGCGTACGCCGCTTCCCCGGCCGAGGTGGTCGCGCACTACGAGCAGGTCGCCGCGGCCGGGCTGCCGGTGGTGGCGTACAACAACCCGTTCGACACCAAGGTCGACCTGACCCCGGAGTTGCTCGCCGAATTGCACGGCCAGGGGCTGATCCAGGCGGTCAAGGAGTTCTCCGGCGACGTACGCCGAGTGCACCGCATCCACGAGCTGGCGCCCGGGCTCGACGTGCTCGCCGGGGCCGACGACGTGCTGCTGGAGCTGGTGTCGCAGGGTGCGGTCGGCTGGATCGCCGGGTTCCCCAACGCCCTGCCCGAGCAGTCCGTACGCCTCTACAACCTCTGTGTCGACGGCAACCTCGCCGAGGCGCTCCCGTTGTACCGGCAGGTGCACGCGGCGTACCGGTGGGACTCCCGGCCGTTGTTCGTCCAGGCGATCAAGCTCGGCATGGAGCTGGCCGGGCGCTACGGCGGCCCGTGCCGTCCACCGCGCCTACCCCTCGCGCCGGAGCTGCACGCACAGGTGACAGCCGACATGAAGAAGGCCCTGGGAGAGCCGGATGTTCAGTAA
- a CDS encoding NAD(P)/FAD-dependent oxidoreductase — MVVGAGPAGLSAALAAADAGVRVLVVDRGGKPGGQYLRQSTVRENTPPALIQRAQAHERIRFLLGHEIWRATRDQLEIADVEGRTTRVVRAAAIVLATGAYDRVVPFPGWELPGVVTVGGAQAQLKGLGVKVGQRVLVTGTGPLLLSLAVSLAEAGVEVVAVADPVRSRAWFRHVTTVVRAPRKLLQAAAYRGRLLRHRVPVWAGWEVREITPDRDVMIAKLRCGTKERAEIVDAIAVGHGFTPQVELASALGCALLVDPRDGSPIAQVDADLRTSQAGVFAAGELAGVGGADSAYATGTLAGLAAARHLGRLDESAYQVASKPWRRRAAAARRFADALHKVHGFAPGWSARVSDETVLCRCEGVTFGAVRAAQALGADDPRAVKLLTRAGMGRCQGRLCGLSAADVLGCAPLPYANRPIATPVPMRLLMEEDT; from the coding sequence GTGGTGGTGGGGGCGGGGCCGGCCGGCCTGAGCGCCGCGCTGGCGGCGGCGGACGCGGGCGTCCGCGTCCTCGTGGTGGATCGGGGTGGCAAGCCGGGTGGGCAGTATCTGCGTCAGTCCACTGTGCGCGAGAACACTCCGCCCGCGCTCATCCAGCGCGCCCAGGCGCATGAGCGCATCCGATTCCTGCTGGGGCACGAGATCTGGCGCGCGACCAGGGATCAGTTGGAGATCGCCGACGTCGAAGGGCGTACCACCCGGGTCGTCCGGGCGGCGGCGATCGTGCTGGCCACCGGGGCGTACGACCGGGTCGTGCCGTTCCCCGGCTGGGAGCTGCCCGGCGTCGTCACCGTCGGCGGGGCGCAGGCGCAACTCAAAGGGCTCGGCGTCAAGGTCGGTCAACGCGTACTCGTGACGGGCACCGGTCCACTGCTGCTGTCGCTCGCCGTCTCGCTCGCGGAGGCAGGCGTCGAGGTGGTCGCGGTCGCCGATCCCGTCCGGTCCCGAGCCTGGTTCCGCCACGTCACCACGGTGGTACGCGCACCGCGCAAGCTGCTGCAGGCGGCGGCGTACCGGGGCCGGCTGCTGCGGCACCGGGTGCCGGTGTGGGCCGGCTGGGAAGTGCGAGAGATCACTCCCGACCGGGATGTCATGATCGCGAAACTGCGATGTGGCACAAAGGAACGTGCGGAGATCGTTGACGCGATCGCCGTCGGCCACGGCTTCACCCCACAGGTGGAGCTGGCGAGCGCGTTGGGCTGCGCACTCCTCGTCGACCCGAGGGATGGCAGCCCGATCGCGCAGGTGGACGCCGACCTGCGGACCTCGCAGGCGGGCGTCTTCGCGGCGGGTGAGCTCGCCGGGGTGGGCGGCGCGGACTCCGCGTACGCCACCGGCACCCTGGCTGGGCTCGCCGCCGCACGCCACCTGGGGCGCCTCGACGAATCGGCGTACCAGGTGGCCTCGAAACCCTGGCGACGGCGGGCGGCTGCGGCCCGCCGGTTCGCCGACGCCCTGCACAAGGTGCACGGCTTCGCCCCCGGCTGGAGCGCACGGGTCTCCGACGAGACCGTCCTGTGCCGCTGTGAGGGCGTCACCTTCGGCGCGGTCCGGGCCGCTCAGGCGCTCGGCGCCGACGACCCCCGCGCCGTCAAACTGCTGACCCGGGCCGGCATGGGCCGCTGCCAGGGCCGGCTCTGCGGGTTGTCCGCCGCCGACGTGCTCGGCTGCGCCCCGCTCCCGTACGCGAACCGTCCGATCGCGACACCAGTCCCGATGCGTCTGTTGATGGAGGAAGACACATGA
- the ctaD gene encoding aa3-type cytochrome oxidase subunit I encodes MTTVAPKPIETRQWPVRPNVKGSAIARIIRTTDAKQIGIMYLITAFAFFMIGGLMALLMRTELARPGLQFLSPEQFNQLFTMHGTIMLLFFATPIVFAFANFIVPIQIGAPDVSFPRLNAFAYWLYLFGGTLAVAGFITPGGAADFGWFAYAPLNDAINSPGPGGDMWIVGLAISGLGTILGAVNMVTTILTLRAPGMTMFRLSIFTWNILVTSLLVLMVFPLLAAALFALLADRRLGAHVFDASTNGPMLWQHLFWFFGHPEVYIVALPFFGIISEVIPVFSRKPLFGYKGMVLATLSIAALSMSVWAHHMFVTGQVLLPFFSFLSFMIAVPTGMKFFNWIGSMWRGQVTFESPMLFAIGFLVTFLFGGLSGVLLASPPLDFQVSDSYFVVAHFHYVLFGTIVFAVYAGIYFWFPKMFGRMLDERLGKLHFWLTTIGFHGTFLVQHWLGAEGFPRRYADYLPSDGFTTLNTISTIGAYVLGISTLPFLYNVWKSYRAGERVTVNDPWGHGNSLEWATSSPPPLRNFDTMPRIRSERPAFDAKFPHLALNTTVTTPKALQPEE; translated from the coding sequence GTGACAACCGTCGCACCGAAGCCGATCGAGACCAGGCAGTGGCCGGTCCGACCGAACGTCAAGGGCTCGGCGATCGCACGGATCATCCGAACGACCGACGCGAAGCAGATCGGGATCATGTACCTGATCACGGCCTTCGCCTTCTTCATGATCGGTGGCCTGATGGCCCTGCTCATGCGGACCGAGTTGGCCCGCCCGGGGCTGCAGTTCCTCTCCCCGGAGCAGTTCAACCAGCTGTTCACCATGCACGGCACGATCATGCTGCTGTTCTTCGCGACGCCGATCGTCTTCGCGTTCGCGAACTTCATCGTCCCGATTCAGATCGGCGCGCCGGACGTCAGCTTCCCGCGGCTGAACGCGTTCGCGTACTGGCTGTATCTGTTCGGCGGAACGCTGGCCGTGGCGGGCTTCATCACGCCGGGCGGCGCCGCCGACTTCGGCTGGTTCGCGTACGCCCCGCTGAACGACGCCATCAACTCGCCCGGCCCGGGCGGTGACATGTGGATCGTCGGTCTGGCGATCTCCGGTCTGGGCACGATCCTCGGCGCCGTGAACATGGTCACCACGATCCTGACCCTGCGCGCGCCCGGCATGACGATGTTCCGGCTCTCGATCTTCACCTGGAACATCCTGGTGACCTCGCTGCTGGTGCTGATGGTCTTCCCGCTGCTGGCCGCCGCGCTGTTCGCACTGCTGGCCGACCGCCGGCTCGGGGCGCACGTGTTCGACGCCTCCACCAACGGCCCGATGCTCTGGCAGCACCTGTTCTGGTTCTTCGGCCACCCCGAGGTGTACATCGTCGCGCTGCCGTTCTTCGGCATCATCAGCGAGGTCATCCCGGTGTTCAGCCGCAAGCCGCTGTTCGGCTACAAGGGCATGGTGCTGGCGACGCTGTCCATCGCGGCGCTGTCGATGAGCGTGTGGGCGCACCACATGTTCGTCACCGGCCAGGTCCTGCTGCCGTTCTTCTCGTTCCTGAGCTTCATGATCGCGGTGCCGACCGGTATGAAGTTCTTCAACTGGATCGGGTCGATGTGGCGAGGCCAGGTCACCTTCGAGTCACCGATGCTGTTCGCCATCGGCTTCCTCGTGACCTTCCTCTTCGGTGGTCTGTCGGGTGTGCTGCTGGCGAGCCCGCCGCTGGACTTCCAGGTGTCCGACTCGTACTTCGTCGTCGCGCACTTCCACTACGTGCTGTTCGGCACGATCGTCTTCGCCGTCTACGCCGGGATCTACTTCTGGTTCCCGAAGATGTTCGGCCGGATGCTCGACGAGCGGTTGGGCAAGCTGCACTTCTGGCTGACGACGATCGGCTTCCACGGCACGTTCCTCGTGCAGCACTGGCTTGGCGCGGAGGGCTTCCCCCGCCGATACGCCGACTACCTGCCGTCGGACGGGTTCACCACGCTGAACACGATCTCCACCATCGGCGCGTACGTGCTGGGCATCTCCACGCTGCCGTTCCTCTACAACGTGTGGAAGTCCTACCGGGCCGGTGAGCGGGTGACGGTGAACGACCCGTGGGGCCACGGCAACTCGCTGGAGTGGGCGACCTCGTCCCCGCCGCCGCTGCGCAACTTCGACACGATGCCGCGCATCCGCTCGGAGCGGCCCGCCTTCGACGCGAAGTTCCCGCACCTGGCGCTCAACACGACGGTCACGACGCCGAAGGCGTTGCAGCCCGAGGAGTGA
- a CDS encoding MFS transporter, which produces MSLTPYRHVLALPGVRPILLLGLIARIPMTAIGISFTLHTVLTLHHSYGAAGLVTTVYTIAAAVSSPLMGRMLDRGGVRRVMAITGGAQLVIWLFAPTLGYAGLLVAAAFAGLFAIPIFGLVRQSISALVPDDQRRPAFALDSMGVELSFMVGPAVAVAGATALSSTLTMYVLGAAMVLAAVGVYWLNPPMRSEAEEAAAEQVRIPRRQWLRGPVLAVLATATGMTVILSGTDMAVVGILREADATSSTGLVIALWCAYSLLGALIYGALHRPFSPLALVAVMGLLTIPIGLSPNWLWLCVLLIPAGLLCAPSITAGNEAITRLVPATSRGEAMGLQGSAMTAGVSLGAPFAGFVVDFAGPGWAFAAVGAAGILVVLASLPLYRRPTPALEPLATPDTAGEPVTVSQVTEPVTEPASAYSS; this is translated from the coding sequence ATGAGCCTCACACCTTACCGCCACGTCCTCGCCCTGCCCGGCGTACGCCCGATCCTGCTGCTCGGGCTGATCGCCCGTATCCCGATGACGGCGATCGGCATCTCGTTCACCCTGCACACCGTGCTGACCCTGCACCACAGTTACGGTGCGGCCGGTCTGGTGACGACGGTCTACACGATCGCGGCCGCCGTCTCGTCCCCGCTGATGGGCCGGATGCTCGACCGCGGCGGCGTACGCCGAGTGATGGCCATCACCGGTGGGGCGCAGCTGGTCATCTGGTTGTTCGCCCCGACCCTCGGATACGCCGGGCTCCTGGTGGCGGCGGCCTTCGCCGGGCTCTTCGCCATCCCGATCTTCGGCCTGGTCCGGCAGTCGATCTCCGCGCTCGTCCCGGACGACCAGCGGCGACCGGCGTTCGCCCTGGACTCGATGGGCGTGGAACTGTCCTTCATGGTCGGTCCGGCGGTGGCGGTGGCCGGAGCGACCGCGCTGTCCTCCACGCTCACCATGTACGTCCTCGGTGCGGCGATGGTGCTGGCGGCCGTCGGGGTCTACTGGCTCAACCCGCCGATGCGGTCCGAAGCCGAAGAGGCGGCCGCGGAACAGGTCAGGATCCCGCGGCGGCAGTGGTTGCGGGGGCCGGTGCTCGCTGTGCTCGCCACCGCGACCGGCATGACCGTCATCCTCAGTGGCACCGACATGGCCGTCGTCGGCATCCTCCGTGAAGCCGACGCGACCTCGTCCACCGGGCTCGTGATCGCCCTGTGGTGCGCGTACTCGCTGCTCGGCGCGCTGATCTACGGCGCACTGCACCGGCCGTTCTCGCCGCTGGCGCTGGTGGCCGTCATGGGTCTGCTCACCATCCCGATCGGACTCTCGCCCAACTGGCTGTGGCTGTGCGTTCTGCTCATCCCGGCCGGGCTGCTCTGCGCGCCGTCGATCACGGCGGGCAACGAGGCGATCACCCGGCTCGTCCCCGCGACCTCCCGGGGCGAGGCGATGGGCCTCCAGGGCTCGGCGATGACGGCCGGGGTCAGCCTGGGCGCGCCGTTCGCGGGGTTCGTCGTGGACTTCGCGGGGCCGGGCTGGGCCTTCGCCGCCGTGGGTGCGGCCGGCATCCTCGTCGTGCTGGCGAGCCTGCCGCTCTACCGCCGTCCGACGCCCGCTCTGGAGCCGCTGGCGACCCCGGACACCGCCGGAGAGCCGGTCACCGTGTCGCAGGTCACTGAGCCCGTCACGGAGCCCGCCTCCGCGTACAGCTCCTGA
- a CDS encoding TetR/AcrR family transcriptional regulator → MTRRSAELRLDALLRIAADVIVERGFARTRTADVAAAAGVSPSLVYYHFPSKDAMLTQAFAYVAEQDLARMQAVIESKASPPEKLAKLLRHLAPSGRSKSWAIWIDGWSEAMRVPELEKVSRRMDLRWKEALTAVITAGADDGSFTCDDPAGAAWRINAMVDGLAVQLTVHDKVLSQKQATDWVRTATAKEVGIDPAALA, encoded by the coding sequence GTGACTCGCCGTTCCGCCGAACTCCGGCTTGACGCCCTGCTGCGCATCGCGGCGGACGTCATCGTGGAACGCGGCTTCGCCCGGACGCGTACGGCCGACGTCGCGGCGGCCGCCGGCGTCAGCCCGTCGCTGGTCTACTACCACTTCCCGAGCAAGGACGCGATGCTCACCCAAGCCTTCGCGTACGTCGCGGAGCAGGATCTGGCCCGGATGCAGGCGGTGATCGAGTCCAAGGCCAGCCCGCCGGAGAAGCTCGCCAAGCTGCTGCGCCACCTCGCGCCGAGCGGCCGGTCGAAGTCCTGGGCGATCTGGATCGACGGCTGGTCCGAGGCCATGCGCGTACCGGAGTTGGAGAAGGTCTCCCGACGCATGGATCTGCGCTGGAAGGAGGCGCTGACCGCGGTCATCACCGCCGGCGCCGACGACGGCTCGTTCACCTGTGACGACCCGGCCGGCGCCGCGTGGCGGATCAACGCGATGGTGGACGGGCTGGCGGTGCAGCTGACCGTGCACGACAAGGTGCTGTCCCAGAAGCAGGCCACGGACTGGGTGCGTACGGCCACCGCCAAAGAGGTGGGCATCGATCCGGCAGCCCTCGCCTGA
- a CDS encoding PucR family transcriptional regulator: MRDELQLLVDRIADRMGRPVLVEDRRQRVVCYSAQAEPLDVVRRDSILRRSTTAEVISFFARFEITRARHPVRTPAEPALGLLPRVCVPVWHSDLLLGFVWFVDSPELSAADVNRAVGLAEDLALALYRVNLLGELTARREADAVRGLLADDPAVRADAATKIVGAEMLESDGPCTALVVSVGEAAVVEQALVATRRYCGHRYAVHLVRPTQGLLLLRSGSVAPADAAAHLAEQADSGVGVGDPVARLADVHQSVAQATQALALPAIALPAAARPATAIPGAAVPGTAGSQRIRDLGRIKGQDSTRIPDPAAQRVAMWSQLGVYRVLSAAGLTAPELYPGVDRLPPDLAATVEAYLDLAGDAAATAAHLRIHRTTLYYRLSRAAELCGVDLRDGLQRLQLHLALKAIHLAS, from the coding sequence GTGCGCGATGAACTACAGCTGCTGGTGGACCGGATCGCCGACCGGATGGGCCGGCCCGTCCTGGTCGAGGACCGGCGGCAACGAGTCGTCTGCTACTCCGCGCAGGCCGAACCGCTCGACGTCGTACGCCGTGACTCGATCCTGCGCCGGAGCACCACCGCCGAGGTGATCTCGTTCTTCGCGCGCTTCGAGATCACGCGCGCCCGCCACCCCGTACGCACTCCGGCCGAGCCTGCCCTCGGGCTGCTGCCTCGGGTGTGCGTTCCGGTGTGGCACAGCGACCTGTTGCTGGGCTTCGTCTGGTTCGTCGACTCCCCGGAGTTGTCCGCCGCCGACGTGAACCGCGCGGTCGGGCTGGCCGAGGACCTCGCGCTGGCCCTGTACCGGGTGAACCTGCTCGGCGAGCTGACCGCCCGGCGGGAGGCCGACGCCGTACGCGGACTGCTGGCCGATGATCCGGCGGTCCGGGCAGATGCCGCCACCAAGATCGTCGGCGCGGAGATGCTGGAGTCGGACGGGCCGTGCACGGCTCTGGTCGTCTCGGTCGGCGAGGCCGCGGTCGTCGAACAGGCGCTCGTCGCGACCCGCCGCTACTGCGGCCACCGCTACGCGGTCCACCTCGTACGCCCGACGCAGGGCCTGCTGTTGCTGCGGTCGGGCTCGGTCGCCCCGGCCGACGCCGCGGCCCACCTCGCCGAGCAGGCCGATTCCGGGGTCGGCGTCGGCGACCCCGTGGCCCGGCTGGCCGACGTCCATCAGTCCGTCGCGCAAGCCACCCAAGCGCTCGCCCTACCCGCGATCGCCCTGCCCGCCGCCGCCCGGCCCGCCACCGCCATCCCGGGGGCCGCCGTCCCCGGGACCGCCGGTTCCCAGCGGATCAGGGATCTGGGTCGAATCAAGGGGCAAGATTCGACTCGGATCCCTGATCCAGCGGCGCAGCGGGTGGCGATGTGGTCGCAGTTGGGCGTCTACCGGGTGCTCTCGGCGGCCGGGCTGACCGCACCCGAGCTGTATCCGGGCGTCGACCGGTTGCCGCCGGACTTGGCCGCGACGGTGGAGGCGTACCTCGATCTTGCGGGGGACGCCGCTGCGACCGCGGCGCACCTGCGCATTCATCGCACGACGTTGTACTACCGGCTGTCCCGGGCGGCCGAGCTGTGCGGCGTCGATCTCCGGGACGGCCTCCAGCGCCTGCAGCTTCATCTCGCCCTGAAGGCGATCCATCTGGCGAGCTGA
- a CDS encoding MFS transporter, with translation MSGLAVVTAARRYRALFGVPGVTRVTVPSLVGRLPYGMSTLVFVLAVHHGTGSYAIAGLATAVNSAATALSAPWLGRLADRGHAPTVLAATGIVNALLLTALITVLAGHAPVGVLLAVMAAAGAANPPVSAVTRVVLPRLAPGHASTAYALDAVCSELTYVVGPALIAVISAVAGPYAAVALTASMSAAGAVGLAVAPAARYRVAVSDAESRVSERPRLLTVALTILLAVAGLEAAAYGLMEVAIPAYAAAQGSPAGAGAVIAAWSAGSILGGLWFAGANPTMSRWRLLFLLAALNTTGFALICLSAGLPSLGAILALGGLVIAPMTAVELGLVTSLAPLARQTEAFTWTGTAVFVGYSAGAALAGLVAARGGGLIAAALTATSLVAAATVLAATMMRRTR, from the coding sequence ATGTCTGGTCTCGCCGTGGTCACCGCCGCCCGGCGGTACCGTGCGCTCTTCGGCGTACCGGGCGTCACCCGCGTCACGGTTCCGTCCCTGGTGGGCCGGTTGCCCTACGGAATGTCGACGCTGGTGTTCGTGCTCGCGGTGCACCACGGCACCGGTTCGTACGCCATCGCCGGGCTGGCCACCGCGGTCAACTCGGCGGCGACCGCGCTGAGCGCGCCCTGGCTCGGCCGGTTGGCCGACCGCGGGCATGCCCCGACGGTGCTGGCCGCCACCGGGATCGTCAACGCGTTGCTGCTCACCGCGTTGATCACCGTGCTGGCCGGGCACGCGCCGGTCGGCGTGCTCCTCGCCGTCATGGCCGCCGCCGGTGCGGCCAACCCGCCGGTGTCGGCCGTGACCCGGGTGGTGCTGCCCCGGCTCGCACCCGGCCACGCGAGCACGGCGTACGCCCTCGACGCCGTCTGCTCGGAGTTGACGTATGTGGTCGGACCTGCCCTGATCGCCGTGATCAGCGCGGTGGCCGGACCGTACGCGGCCGTCGCCCTGACGGCGTCGATGTCGGCCGCCGGTGCGGTCGGACTCGCCGTCGCGCCCGCCGCCCGCTATCGCGTCGCCGTGTCCGACGCTGAATCGCGAGTCAGCGAACGGCCGCGGCTGCTGACCGTCGCGCTCACGATCCTGCTCGCCGTCGCGGGGTTGGAGGCGGCGGCCTACGGCCTCATGGAGGTCGCGATCCCGGCGTACGCCGCCGCGCAGGGCAGCCCGGCCGGAGCGGGCGCGGTGATCGCCGCGTGGAGCGCCGGATCCATCCTGGGTGGCCTGTGGTTCGCCGGGGCGAACCCGACGATGTCCCGATGGCGGCTGCTGTTCCTGCTCGCCGCCCTGAACACGACCGGATTCGCGCTGATCTGCCTCAGCGCCGGGCTGCCGAGTCTGGGCGCGATCCTGGCGCTGGGCGGACTCGTGATCGCGCCCATGACCGCGGTGGAGCTGGGGCTGGTCACGTCGCTCGCTCCGCTCGCTCGCCAGACCGAGGCGTTCACCTGGACGGGGACCGCGGTCTTCGTCGGCTACTCCGCCGGAGCCGCCCTCGCCGGGCTGGTCGCCGCGCGGGGCGGCGGGCTGATCGCGGCCGCGCTCACCGCCACCTCGCTGGTCGCTGCCGCGACCGTGCTGGCTGCGACGATGATGCGGCGAACGCGGTGA
- a CDS encoding NAD(P)/FAD-dependent oxidoreductase translates to MRVTVIGAGVVGAACAYACAQRGLKVTVLDRGGLVAGTTGSGEGNILVSDKEPGPELDLALRSNALWRDWEAELNRQVGYDTAGGIQLERKGGLIVTRTSRGMRALAATTGELVDERAVRELEPLLAADILGGAFFPQDMQVQPARAAAAMLAGAREHGAEVRLRTEVRDLPADADAVINATGAWAAQFGIALPVEPRRGFILVTEPLPLLIRHKVYSAEYLENVASGDADLQTSTVVESTPGGPVLIGATRERVGFDATPNREALRKLAAGAAALFPFLTDVRIMRTYHGFRPYAADHLPVIGPDPLTPRLWHAHGHEGAGIGLAPATGELIADLLTGSAPALDPAPFSPARFPEVAA, encoded by the coding sequence GTGAGAGTGACGGTGATCGGGGCTGGCGTCGTGGGCGCCGCCTGCGCGTACGCCTGCGCCCAGCGCGGGCTGAAAGTCACCGTCCTCGATCGCGGCGGGCTCGTCGCCGGCACGACCGGTTCCGGCGAGGGCAACATCCTCGTCTCCGACAAGGAACCCGGTCCCGAACTGGATCTCGCGCTGCGGTCCAACGCCCTGTGGCGGGACTGGGAAGCAGAACTCAACCGTCAGGTCGGCTACGACACAGCCGGCGGCATTCAGCTCGAACGCAAAGGCGGACTCATCGTCACGCGTACCAGTCGGGGAATGCGAGCCCTGGCCGCGACGACGGGCGAGCTGGTCGACGAGCGAGCGGTCCGTGAGCTGGAGCCGCTTTTGGCCGCGGACATCCTGGGCGGCGCGTTCTTCCCGCAGGACATGCAGGTGCAGCCGGCGCGCGCGGCGGCCGCGATGCTGGCCGGGGCGCGCGAGCACGGCGCGGAGGTCCGCCTGCGCACCGAGGTACGCGACCTGCCCGCCGACGCCGACGCCGTGATCAACGCGACCGGGGCCTGGGCGGCCCAGTTCGGGATCGCGCTGCCGGTCGAACCGCGCCGCGGGTTCATCCTGGTCACCGAGCCGCTGCCGCTGCTGATCCGGCACAAGGTGTATTCGGCGGAGTACCTGGAGAACGTGGCGAGCGGGGACGCCGACCTGCAGACCTCGACCGTCGTCGAAAGCACCCCCGGCGGCCCGGTGCTGATCGGGGCGACCCGGGAACGCGTCGGCTTCGACGCCACCCCGAACCGGGAAGCGCTGCGGAAGCTGGCGGCCGGCGCGGCGGCGCTGTTCCCGTTCCTGACCGACGTGCGGATCATGCGCACCTATCACGGCTTCCGCCCATATGCCGCAGACCATCTGCCGGTCATCGGGCCGGATCCGCTGACGCCCCGGCTGTGGCATGCCCACGGACACGAAGGGGCCGGCATCGGGCTCGCCCCGGCCACCGGCGAGCTGATCGCCGACCTGCTCACCGGATCGGCACCCGCGCTCGATCCCGCACCGTTCTCGCCCGCGCGATTCCCGGAGGTGGCGGCGTGA